A stretch of the Macaca thibetana thibetana isolate TM-01 chromosome X, ASM2454274v1, whole genome shotgun sequence genome encodes the following:
- the LOC126946437 gene encoding cancer/testis antigen 55, producing the protein MLRLLRLALAFYGRTADPAEQQGPQQQGLPQGDTQLKTVQGVVTSFCGDYGMIDESIFFSSDVVSGNVPLKVGQKVNVVVEDDKPLYGFRAIKVDVVPHRLYGAVPSDSGTRVLIGCVTSISEDTIYISNSIYFSIDIFSEDFVPYKGDLLEVEYSTEPGISNIKATSVKPTRCIHVEEVCITSVHGRNGVIDYTIFFTLDSVKLPDGYIPQVYDIVNVVMVESIQFCYIWRAVSVTPAQKSSSGFQDDGGLGRPKKERRSQSI; encoded by the exons ATGCTCAGGCTTCTGAGACTTGCTTTGGCCTTCTACGGGAGAACGGCCGACCCTGCAGAGCAACAGGGCCCACAGCAGCAGGGGCTCCCACAAG GTGACACCCAGTTGAAAACTGTGCAGGGAGTTGTCACAAGTTTCTGTGGTGATTATGGCATGATTGATGAGTCGATCTTCTTCAGTAGTGATGTTGTGAGTGGCAACGTGCCTCTAAAAGTTGGACAAAAAGTAAATGTGGTTGTGGAAGATGATAAACCACTTTATGGATTCAGAGCAATCAAG GTGGATGTTGTGCCTCACCGCCTTTATGGTGCTGTACCCTCAGACTCAGGAACCAGAGTTTTAATTGGATGTGTTACTTCTATAAGTGAAGATACTATTTATATTAGTAAcagcatttatttttccatagacATTTTTTCTGAAG ATTTTGTGCCTTATAAGGGTGACTTGTTAGAAGTTGAATATTCCACTGAGCCAGGCATCTCAAACATCAAGGCAACTTCTGTGAAGCCCACCCGTTGTATTCATGTGGAAGAG GTCTGCATTACTAGCGTACATGGAAGAAATGGGGTGATAGATTATACTATCTTTTTCACCTTGGATTCTGTGAAACTTCCTGATGGATACATACCTCAAGTATACGATATCGTCAATGTGGTCATGGTGGAGAGCATTCAGTTCTGCTATATTTGGAGAGCGGTTTCTGTCACCCCAGCTCAAAAATC CAGCAGCGGATTCCAGGATGATGGAGGCCTGGGACGGCCCAAAAAGGAACGTCGGAGCCAAAGCATTTAA